The sequence ACGGCAAACCACCGGATGGCCAGCAAGAAGCCGCTCGATCCGCGGCTCACCGAGCAGCGTAATCCCCGCACGGCCGAGATCGACCGCCTCTCCTGCCTCGAGATCGTCGACGTCATCAACGCGGAAGACCGCCGGGTCGCTCCGGCGGTGTATGCCGAGCGACACAAGCTCGCGCAAGCCATCGAGATGGTCGAGGAATGCTTCCGGGCCGGCGGCCGACTCATCTACGTCGGGGCGGGGACGTCCGGACGCTTGGGGGTGCTCGATGCATCCGAGATGCCGCCGACCTTCGGTACTCCCCCCGATATGGTGCAGGGGGTGATCGCTGGCGGAGCCGAGGCGCTCACTCGCGCCATCGAAGGGGCTGAAGATCATCCGGAGGACGGGGTGCGGGAGATGGACGAACGGCAGGTCGGGCCGAACGACATGGTGATCGGCATCGCCACCTCGGGCACCACCCCCTTTGTCCATGGCGCCCTGCAACGGGCGAAGGAGCGCGGCGCGCGAACCGGCTTCATCCTCTGCACCCCTCCCTCGCAGGAGATTCTCGACCGCTATGACGTGGTCATCGCTCCGCTAGTAGGGCCGGAGGTCGTCACCGGCTCCACCCGCATGAAGGCGGGTACCGCGACCAA is a genomic window of Longimicrobiaceae bacterium containing:
- the murQ gene encoding N-acetylmuramic acid 6-phosphate etherase; this translates as MASKKPLDPRLTEQRNPRTAEIDRLSCLEIVDVINAEDRRVAPAVYAERHKLAQAIEMVEECFRAGGRLIYVGAGTSGRLGVLDASEMPPTFGTPPDMVQGVIAGGAEALTRAIEGAEDHPEDGVREMDERQVGPNDMVIGIATSGTTPFVHGALQRAKERGARTGFILCTPPSQEILDRYDVVIAPLVGPEVVTGSTRMKAGTATKLVLNTISTGAMIRLGKTWGNLMVDLRATNMKLQDRSERILMEVLDLSRAEAAELLACAGGSVKTAIAMYWTDSSAEEARERLRQADGRLARIVEEARANGD